In Erigeron canadensis isolate Cc75 chromosome 6, C_canadensis_v1, whole genome shotgun sequence, the following are encoded in one genomic region:
- the LOC122603526 gene encoding heavy metal-associated isoprenylated plant protein 34-like, producing MNKQDFMKLQTCVLRVNIQCACDGCKQKIKKLLNKVDGVYKTSIDLDQGKVTVSGNADPAALIKKLNKAGKHAELWGPQKGGNVLNNQFKNMVLDNKGKKGGGGGGGGGGGKDKQKDGKGNQPIQIPISGFKDLKLPNKDQKQVKFNIPIGGGGHGGGGFDDEDDFYDDDSFDDDEFDDEYDDEDDDSFDEYEKKPNKMMAGPGVGGHGPHGPIAMMNGNGKKGPGAGFELPGQFKGMAGKNDAKNGKDSKKGGGESGKKGKDGKSGGGGGFGAFFGSKIGGALLGGGKKKQSASSPKGGKKGDKKGDKGGKHHDEGKFNGGGKQSEFLEFSKPQNGGGGKNKGQNGSGGKNTGQNGGGGGARNIGQMGGNPMMPQMGNYSMGQMGGYPMGQMPSAQGLPMGYRPQGMEHGGNPYQQQQQFQQQQYQQQQYMQAMLMNQQRANMYHPQMLYGGQPPHGAYGPPMGQHGAYGPPMGAPANDNMTHIFSDENTDSCSIM from the exons ATGAACAAACAAGACTTCATGAAACTTCAG ACTTGTGTTCTAAGAGTGAATATACAGTGTGCTTGTGATGGGTGCAAgcagaaaattaaaaaactctTGAATAAAGTTGATG GGGTGTATAAAACTAGCATAGATCTTGATCAAGGAAAAGTTACTGTGTCTGGAAATGCTGATCCAGCAGCACTTATTAAAAAGCTTAACAAGGCCGGGAAACATGCTGAGCTATGGGGACCACAGAAAGGTGGGAATGTTCTTAATAATCAGTTTAAAAACATGGTTTTAGATAACAAGGGTAAAAaaggcggcggtggtggtggtggaggtggtggtgggaaAGATAAGCAGAAAGATGGGAAGGGTAATCAACCGATACAAATACCCATTAGCGGGTTTAAGGATTTAAAGTTGCCAAACAAGGACCAGAAACAGGTGAAGTTTAATATAccgattggtggtggtgggcaTGGCGGTGGGGGGTTTGACGATGAGGACGATTTTTACGATGATGatagttttgatgatgatgagtttgatgatgaatatgatgatgaagatgatgatagtTTTGATGAGTATGAGAAAAAGCCCAATAAAATGATGGCTGGGCCAGGGGTGGGTGGACATGGACCCCATGGGCCAATTGCAATGATGAATGGTAATGGCAAAAAAGGACCAGGTGCAGGGTTTGAATTGCCTGGACAGTTCAAAGGCATGGCTGGAAAAAATGATGCTAAAAATGGTAAAGACAGTAAAAAGGGTGGTGGTGAGAGTGGTAAAAAGGGTAAAGATGGTAAAAGTGGGGGTGGTGGCGGTTTTGGTGCCTTTTTTGGAAGTAAGATTGGTGGGGCACTTCTTGGTGGCGGTAAAAAGAAACAAAGTGCGTCAAGTCCTAAGGGCGGCAAGAAAGGAGACAAGAAAGGCGATAAAGGCGGAAAACATCACGACGAGGGAAAGTTCAATGGTGGCGGTAAACAAAGCGAGTTTCTAGAGTTCAGTAAACCTCAAAACGGTGGTGGTGGGAAAAATAAGGGACAAAACGGCAGTGGTGGGAAGAATACGGGGCAAAacggtggaggtggtggtgctCGTAATATTGGTCAAATGGGTGGTAACCCAATGATGCCTCAAATGGGTAACTACtcaatgggtcaaatgggtggTTACCCAATGGGCCAAATGCCATCGGCACAAGGTTTACCAATGGGATACCGACCTCAAGGGATGGAGCATGGTGGTAACCCGTAccagcaacaacaacaatttcAGCAACAACAATATCAGCAGCAACAATATATGCAAGCGATGCTGATGAATCAACAGCGGGCTAATATGTACCACCCTCAGATGCTGTACGGCGGTCAGCCACCACACGGTGCATACGGGCCACCAATGGGACAACATGGTGCGTACGGGCCACCAATGGGAGCACCGGCGAACGATAACATGACTCATATCTTCAGTGATGAGAACACTGATAGTTGTAGTATCATGTAG